The Salvelinus namaycush isolate Seneca chromosome 1, SaNama_1.0, whole genome shotgun sequence genome has a window encoding:
- the prf1.5 gene encoding perforin 1.5 yields MALRSLFLYTLSLPVLVQMPSSRACRTGSGSECEKAPFVPGYNLAGEGFDVVRMRRKGAYVINVKAHLSDNHTCILCENRFQEGQVQRLPSAVLDWRPLSRCSKQLSSALHHSVDSLLRSSSSLINNNWGMDLRLETYGKAVLGGSRSEMAKFARSQHSVDKATFATHEISCTYYSYRLADHPDLSAEFAKHLKRLPQELDNKSKLLYRRMIDTYGTHYIRQVQLGGRVRRVTAFRTCLATLKGFSESEIKTCLNVELKMALGFLPANASFSNKCDDLLKGNMSMGFYQGFMTHKIEVLGGEKYFPDILYHQDPSEAYHSWMNSLHDNPDVVSYAIFPLHNLVDDPEVSANLRSTVTEYIDENKLPVDQGEFKTCSPTPNLDHNCCPLRAGRGTLRVMVHRAAGLRADTFTKTDGYVKIWYNGMYEETNTVMDDNDPVWNATYNFGSVEFGHQLLFEVWDRDVIYNDMAGRCLVFPERGTHSHSCQLKKGVLHFTYSSECDAHLTGYRCGRYSPST; encoded by the exons ATGGCATTAAGAAGTCTCTTCCTTTATACCTTGAGCCTGCCCGTCCTGGTGCAGATGCCCAGTAGCAGAGCCTGTAGGACTGGATCGGGGTCAGAGTGTGAGAAAGCCCCCTTTGTGCCTGGCTACAACCTGGCAGGGGAGGGCTTCGACGTGGTCAGGATGCGTCGTAAAGGGGCCTATGTCATCAACGTCAAAGCCCACCTGTCTGACAACCACACATGTATTCTCTGTGAGAACCGCTTCCAGGAGGGACAGGTCCAGAGGCTGCCTTCTGCCGTGCTGGACTGGCGTCCATTGAGCCGCTGCAGCAAGCAGCTATCCAGTGCCCTGCACCACTCTGTGGACTCCCTACTACGTAGCTCTAGCTCCCTCATCAACAACAACTGGGGTATGGACCTGAGGCTAGAGACTTATGGCAAGGCAGTGCTGGGGGGCAGCCGCTCCGAAATGGCCAAGTTTGCCAGATCCCAGCACAGTGTGGACAAGGCCACCTTTGCCACCCATGAGATCAGCTGTACATACTACAG TTACAGGCTGGCAGACCATCCGGACCTCAGCGCTGAATTTGCTAAACATCTCAAGAGACTGCCACAGGAGCTTGACAACAAGAGCAAATTGCTGTACCGGCGGATGATCGACACGTACGGCACTCATTACATCCGTCAGGTACAGCTGGGTGGTAGGGTGAGGCGCGTCACTGCCTTCCGCACCTGCCTGGCCACCCTGAAGGGCTTCTCAGAGTCCGAGATAAAGACCTGCTTAAATGTTGAGCTGAAAATGGCCTTAGGCTTCCTCCCAGCAAACGCGTCCTTCTCCAACAAATGTGACGACCTCCTTAAGGGGAACATGAGCATGGGCTTCTACCAGGGGTTTATGACCCACAAGATTGAGGTTCTAGGAGGGGAAAAGTATTTTCCCGATATCTTGTACCATCAGGACCCGTCCGAAGCATACCATAGCTGGATGAACAGCTTGCATGATAATCCAGATGTGGTCTCCTATGCTATATTCCCCCTGCACAACCTGGTTGATGATCCAGAGGTTAGTGCCAACCTGAGGAGCACGGTGACAGAGTACATTGACGAGAACAAGCTTCCTGTAGACCAGGGGGAATTCAAAACCTGCTCCCCGACCCCTAACCTGGATCACAACTGTTGTCCTCTACGGGCAGGCCGCGGGACTCTCAGGGTAATGGTCCACAGAGCCGCAGGTTTGAGAGCAGATACCTTCACAAAGACTGATGGCTATGTTAAAATATGGTACAATGGCATGTATGAGGAAACAAATACTGTCATGGATGATAATGATCCGGTATGGAATGCCACGTACAACTTTGGCTCAGTGGAGTTTGGTCATCAGCTGCTGTTTGAGGTTTGGGACAGAGATGTGATTTACAATGACATGGCAGGAAGATGTTTGGTCTTCCCTGAACGAGGAACTCATTCACACAGCTGTCAGCTAAAGAAAGGGGTTCTGCACTTCACTTACAGCTCTGAATGTGACGCCCACTTAACAGGCTACAGGTGTGGACGGTACTCTCCTAGTACATAA